Part of the Peromyscus maniculatus bairdii isolate BWxNUB_F1_BW_parent chromosome 23, HU_Pman_BW_mat_3.1, whole genome shotgun sequence genome is shown below.
tgaatgctcggccttagcttaggcttgtcccactagctcttttaacttaatttaacctgtttctgttcatctatgttttgctttggggctttttacctttctttctgtatgtcctgctttcctgctttctctgtgtctgtctgtctggcccctggcgaCTCCctgtcatctccttttctttctatcctgtgcctaaattcctccttctcctcctcctcctcttcctcctcctccttctcactctccctacccagaagtcccgcctatacctcctcccccatcaatggctgttcagctttttattagaccagtcaggtaggtgccttaggcaggcaaggaaaAACAGCAACACTTCTTtccatagttaaacaaatattctgcaacaggaTTACAAATGTAAtctaccactatgcccagcttttttaaaaacatgtgggTTTGGGGCATCAAATTCAGGTTCTTATGCTTTCAAAGCAAGCATgtcaccaactgagccatcccgcATGGATTCTTTCTTGATTCTtcgttaagttaaaaaaaaaaaatcagaaagtagggtcagcaagatggttcagcgggtgaaggtgcttgttgcaaaacctaaggacctgagtttgatccccaggacctgcatggggggaaagagagaacccaCCCTTGAAAGTTACCCTCCCACCTTGACATGCACATCATGGCATGGGTGCGCACAGACCAATATACATACAAAACAGATaagcagataaataaatgtaataaaactttttactttaaaaaaaaaaaaaggactggagagttggctcagtggttaagggcatttgtTGCTTTTGAAGACAatttccagcccccacatggcagctcacagctgtctgtaagtcTAGCCCAAGGCgatccaacatccttttctgacctcctagagcaccaggcacacgcactcacacacagaaaacaattaaaaaaaaaaaagaatcaagaccAGAGAAATGGTTCGGCAGTTCAGAGggcttgctgctctggcagaggtcCAGAGTAAGTCCCACCTGGGACTCACAGTCCAAATTAATTTGCCTTCAGGAAATAAGGCTTCATTTAGGTAATGCTTTATGCACAAGATGATGAGAATAGAAAACATATATAAACAAGTGAAAAACTCAACCCTTAGGGGACTGATTAAAGACACTGGAGTAATTATGTGCCTTTTCCAGGAgttaggaaaggaaaaaagtctTGCTAGAGAGtccaggctagttttgaactcaaGAAGATCTTCCGTCCTCAgcttctcagtgctaggattatagacatatgcCATGATACACAGCTAATGTAttaagtatttaaatttttttactacatttatttatttagtgagggtgtacatgtatgtgggtacCTGTGCCATGGtgtccatgtggaggtcagaggacaacttgcaggagttgattttctctttctactgtgtgggacctggggattgaactcagattatcagACGTGATGGtaggtgcctttacctactgagatgCCATCTCAGTAGCCCCAGTTTATGTAATTATTAATCATGACCCTTTCAGTGAGTCTATAATGTCCTGAGTGAAAATGcccatgcttttaaaattatataggaAGTAATGCAAGCATAGAATTATGTAACTGAGTCTATAAACTCTGCTAACGTAAACGTTTGCAgttgccacagaggccagaagaggacactacAGCTACAGATGTTCTGTGAGTCATCCATCGtagatgctgggatctgaactctagtcctcatgaTAGAGCACCAGGTGCTgctaaccactggaccatctctccagctctacccCCCACTATTTTTttggtgttggggatggaactcagggcctcctgtGTCTTAGGCAATTGCTTCATTTCTGAGCCACATTCCCTGACACTCTTATATCCTTTAAATTATCGCCCTATGCCTTATAGTATCTGATACAATATAAACACTATGTAAGTAGTTGTTATGTTATATTTCTTAGAGGGcattaacaacagcaaaaatagtCTATATGTATTCAGTTATGATGCATACTttgtgtttgctttgagacagggtctcatgtagcccaggctgaccttcaactcactgtgtagccaaggatggctttgaactcttgatcctcctgtcccagcctcccaggtgctggaattacaagtgtgggCATCATGTCCTGCTTCAGCCCATGCCTTTCTTCATGGCGGGAAGAGTGGAATCACTGTGAAagggaggtggggcaggggcaCAGATTGAGCATGTGCTGTGAGTCACTGCCAGCAGGGGGTGACTAGAATGTCTCTGTCTTGAAGGATCTATGGGGTCCCCCACACTGCACATAGTTCTGACAGCCggaggaggctgagccaggctgcTTTGCTCCAGCCCAAGGTCACGACTCAGGCTGTGGGTGCCTCGTGCCTCTGTGGACTCACTCTCCCTTTGTCTTTCTCAGAGTCACTTGTGGGAAAACTAGTCATTACTCAAAACACCTCCGTGTCTTGGCCGAACGCCTACCTCACCAATAAAAGCCTTAGATTCTCCTTTTTCCTCCATGACCCGAGCGACTTCTTCAAGTTGGCTTCCTTCTTCTACCGATGGGACTTCGGAGACGGGTAtgcatcccccctccccccgccccctctccccaccccttttcCGGGATCTCACTGCATCACcacagctgccctggaactcatttacAGACCAGGATGGTCTTAACTGCAGGGGCACATCCGCTTCTTCCTctcagggattaaaggtatgggccaccatgaccagctatttactctttaaaaaaaattgtccatcaggtggtggtggtgtacacctttagtcccagcactcaggaggcagaggcagaggcaggtgggtctctgtaagttcgaggccagcctggactacacaggaatattcccctctctctgtctctctctctctgttcgaagttcagaggacagcttgtgggagttagtgttctctttccaccacatgaATCCTGGGGATCAACCAAGctcaggtcattagacttggtagcaagtacttttacccactgagtcgtCCTATTAACTCCAGATTTGTCGATTTAGTtgttcttggtttggttttttcaaggtttgtttttatttttcttaatcacgtaaatgtgtgttcatgtctgtgtatggatatgtgcatatgagtgcaggtgcccatggaggccacagGAGGAAGACAGATCCCCCAGggttggagttataggtggttgtgagctgcccaacatggattctgggaaccagctgaacttggatcctttgcaagagcatgGTCTTAACTACTAAGAAGTCTTTCCAAcactaagaaagaaagagagtctGGTTTGGTGGTacagacctttaattccagcattcaggaggtttggacaggagaatcaggacattaaggccagcctgggctacaaagcaagtccaAAGTTAGTCTGGGCTCATAAGACTCcacctcaaaagacaaaaacaaacaaacagaaacgtAGGAAGCCAGAACCaacaaattcaaatttaaaagctacaggttttggtttttgtttgttttcatttttgagacaaagcttgtctgtgtagcccaggctggccttgaatttaagatcctgtctcagcctctcgaatgctgtaattacaggttgttgtggtgatatattgtctgtaatctaagaaatgaaacttgcctgaagatcagcaaggacagagccagccgcagaattagccacagaggtcaggcagtggtggcacacgcctttactcctagcacttgggaggctagatttctgtgagttcaaggccatactgggctacatgagatttatccagtctaaaagagaaacagaaccggcagaggtggcacacagatttaattccagcacttgggatcacacacctttacaggaagtgatatggctgggcagagaaaggaatgtaaggagggaggagagaggaactctggctctttcaggctgaggagctggtgaagCAGTAGTAATagtggtggctgtggcctgctctgcttctctgatctttcagctctcaccctgatatctggctccaggtttttaatcGTAAGACCACTTAGGATTTCGCGCTACAAGCTGCTTCCACGATGCCTTGCTGGATTCCCTTCCGAAGTCCTGGAAAAGGAAGCAGTGGTGTCCATGTCACTTCTCCTTGTCATCTTACAGGACCTTGTTGATAACTGACACCCCTGTGGCCTATTACAACTATTCGAGTGTTGGAACCTTCACGGTGAAAGTCAGGGTTGTGGCAGAATGGGAGCAGACAGAGCCGGATGCCGCGAAGGGCACCGTGCAGAGGAGCGGCGACTTCTCAGCTTCCATAAAGCTTCGGGGTAGGTCTCCCCCAGGTTGGCTGTACCCGAGGCACCCCGGACAACACTCCTTCCAGATCCAAGTGACTCTGGGCTAGCATCAGGCTGCACTTGAATGGATATTCTCGAAGCCATCCCTACTGTAAATGTCTGCTCCAGAGAGTCCATGCAAGGCCACAGAGTCACACAGCTACTCTGTAGCAGAGCTGGCATATGAGTCCAGGCCATCCTGTCCCCAGAGCCTCAGCTTGACAGACACCTACCACAGGGAGTGGTAGGGATGCTCCTTATTCTTTAGTCACTACAGTTTCAGATCAAAGCTGGCTAGGGAGGGTGGGAAGCCTCCGTCTGGTTACCTGGCATTGGGCAGTTTTCAGAGATTTCTTTGTAAGTGTGTCTatgtgggggagaggggatgtgCATGATGTGCACGTGAACCTGAGTCCATGCTtaatctgtctgtgtgtgtgtgtgtgtgtgtgtgtgtgtgtgtgtgtgtgtaggtgagtaTGCACGTATGTGCATttgcttatggaggtcagaggaaagccTTTGAGTTTTCAGATGCCCttcacctttttaaaattaattgtttttgacagtgtagtcctggctggcctggaactcacagagatcggtctacctctgcctccaagtgctaggataaaaggagtgagccaccactcTTGGGTCAACAACCTTCTTTGGATACAAGCGTTTCTCACTAGCCTGGAGTTCACTTAGTAGGTTAGCCTGACTAGCCAGTGACTTCCAGGGATCCacacacctccacctccccagctctgggatttcaAGCAGGTGTCGCTGTAcccaacatttcttttttaggTACTGAGGGTGGAATTCAGTTCCATACTTTACCCACTGTTCTTTTTgggtctctgttgctgtggtaagacactggcatggcaggcagtggtggtgcacacctttactctTAGCATTCAGgtggcagatggatctctgagttcgaggtcagcccggtctacagagcgaattctaGGACGgcccgggctacacagagaaaccctgtctcgaaaacaaacaagagaaacaaccacaacaaaatcaactaaaagcaactcaggggaggaaaaggtttatatCTTACACtccaggttgcagtccatcactgagagaagtcaaggaaagaactcaaggcaggaaccggaAGGCAGAACTGCTTGCCATTCCACACAACATTACCTCCAACCAGGGAATTCATGTCGAGGAAGtacagcagaaaccatggaggctTGCTGTATGGCAGCTCACTCACTaactcatgctcagctagctttctcatacagcccaggatcacctgcctagagaatggtgctgcccacagtggactgggtccttCCACAATCCATCACAGAgatgcccacaggctaatctgatctgggcaatcccttaatggagactcccttctcaggtgacaaGTTGACAGAGTTGACTAACTAGGACATCAAatgagttgtctctccagcccttgggagggtTTCCTTGCCTCTGGTAATGGCTGGCGCTTTTCTTGTGGCATAGTCAATGGTTTAGTGGCAGTGGGTAAGAGACTGGGTGAGAGGCAAGGACGTAGAGGTGGCCACGCAAGCTAAGGGGCTGTGCACCTTGTGTTAATCCTCAGCCACTGGCTCTAATGGGTTTCTCTCTCCTTACAGAGGCCCTTCAAGGCATCCAGGTCTTGGGGCCCACCCTCTTGCAGACATTCCAAAAGTTCACAATGACCATGAACTTCCTTGGGAGGTGAGTGAACCCAAAGAGTGAGATATGGGTGTTCCGTGGCCTCTCTAGACCACGAATCGCTCCACAGATCCTGCTCTGAACCTTAAAGAGCTTAGGTTTCATGGGAGAATGGTACCTTCCTGTCCTGTGGATATGAACTGGGAAGAACTGTGGccatagctctttttttttttttttttttttttttttttagttctgcaTCTGGAATGTTGAGctgtattagttaattttttccttgctgtgacaaaatacccatccaaagcaacctaaggaaggaagggcttatttgggcttacaattcatggtggggaggcatggcagaaGGATCTTTAGATGCCTGATCACATGAcatccacagacaggaagcagagagtgatgaatgcCGGTGATCAGCCTGCTTTCCCCTTTTTATATAATCCAGGACTGTCACCCATTGATGGTGCTGtctacattcagggtgggtcttcccaccttaattaaCCTAACCTAGAAACCccatcacagacatgcccagaggtttgtttaCATGGTGATTCTAAGTCCTATTAAATTGATAGTTAAGATGAACCATCACATGGACCAGGGCAGCCTGGTATCCCATATGGAAAGGACTCTGAAGTTTCTGCCCCAGTTAGCTTCCCTGGGCTTGGTCAAACTCCTGCTCCTTCCCAAGCCATTTTGAAAATGTGTATCTGTTCTTCTGTAGCCCGCCTCTGGAGGTGTGCTGGGGCCTCAAGCCACAGTGTCTCCCACTGGAGGACAGAGAGTGCCACTCTGTGTTGGTGACCACCACATCTTTTAACCTGAGCCACGTCTTCCAGGACCCTGGGGACTACTGCTTCATCTTCCGTGCTGAGAATGTCATCAACAAGGCTCACCAGTTCCACAGGATTCAGGTGTGGCCCTCCAGTAAGTGATACCTTGCCTTCTGGGGCAGTGCCATTACAGGCATCAAAACCCTGCCACCACCTCGAGTGACCAGCCGAGCACTTGGTAGCCAATCCTGCTAAGGCCATCAAGAACTGACTCCACCAGCACTAAGGTCATGAGTAGTTTTCCTAGGTAAAGAAACAGCCCACATTTCAATGACTAAATGCTaaaaccaccatcaccaccaccaccaccaccaccaccacccccacactctgccaacatcatcatcaccagaCTCCACCAACAACCAACACTACCCATCTCAGCACCAACTCGAAACTCTACCATTATTATCCTGAATATCCTGCTAACCAACAACAAACTCCACAATGGCATGCTACCACCTCAGTCCCACCACCAACTCCATCAACACCATCTCCAGCACTCGGTCAACTTCAGCACCACCACCAAACACCACCAGAATCATCCTTAACCATCTACCAGTCAAGGCACCACTACTGAACTCCACCAATGCCATCACACTCTACCGATCTCTATACCACCAGCAGCTCTTTACCAACAGCAGTGCCACCACCAAATTCCATCACACTATCCCTAACACTCCACCAACTCCATCACCCTCACTAAATACTATTTACAGTACTCCACCCACCCCagcaccgccaccgccaccaaaTTCTGCCGGTACAATCCTTAACACTCTACCAACCTAGTAGCGCAGCCCCCATCAACTCTGCCAGCACCTCCACGAACATCAGCCTATTAAAGAGTAACAGTGAAGTCAGCTCCCCACGTGCTCCCCATTCCTCATTGGGCATCATTTCTGCTCCCTCTATTCTCTGGTCTCTTTCTGAACCCCGAGAACTCTACCCCAATCCAGGCCCTGAAGGACCTCATGGGCCTCGTTGGGTACTTTGGCCTCTGCTGGCTCCAACATGCTCTGGTGAGTGTCCAGAACCCCATGAATTCTGTATAGAAGATACTGGTCCAGGGCtcgggagagggctcagtgggtaaaatactCGCAGTACAAGCAGTACAAGGACCCGAGTCCCAATCCCCAGAATACATAAAAGCAGGATGCAACGGTCTGTGTCTGTAACCCcggctctcccagcatccctcagtaccTGTGGCCCCTCTCAACACTCCTCGCCATGCCCCCTATCctaagcccctccctcccagggGCGGGACTTCCGTTTCCCTTCCTCCAGCCTGATCCTTATAACTCAACCATTTTGGTCTCTTGGCCCTCTGGCTGCCTCTCTTGCTTCTTCAGAGCCAGAATTTGGGGCgcagtcaggaaagtgcttgccttgcaagcacgaGGCtcggagtttggttcccagaagccttgtaaaaagctgggtatagctaggaggcagggccaggagctGGCAGCCTGGCCTGCTTGGTGAAGGTCTtgatcctgtttcaaacaaaaagccaaaggaACCCAAGGAACAACATTTGAAGTTGTCCTGATTtccatgcgcgcacacacacctgtgtacacatacatacttgcacATAATATATCCACAtacttagaaacacacacacacataaacccaatattaaaaaaaaacttacgtatttatttattgtatgtgccctttttttgagacaggatttctttgtgtagccctggctctcctggaactctctctgtagaccaggctgacctcaaattcagagatctgcctgcctctgcctcctcggtgcagggactaaaggcgtgtgccaccaccaccaccaccaccaccacccagctgttgtgtgtgcttgtatatgtgtgccatgccacacatgtggaggccaagggacaactttgaggagtcagttatctccttccGTCATGGTGTTCACGCCTGGGATGGagcccaggtcaccaggcttggcagtgcCTGCCTCTAGCAGCAAACCCGTATTTCAACACCAGCTATCCAatcgtctcctcctcctctctccctcccaggctTGCAGCCGATTGTCTTCGCTTTCCCGTGCGCCACGCTGATCACCGTGCTGCTGGTTTTCATCATGTACATGACTGTGCGGAGCGCTGCTCAACAGAAGGACCCAACTGAGGTGAGCGTTCTGCCGGACGGAGGCTAGACCACGGAGCTGGCTGTGGTAGGCCAACCAGAATGTCTGGAGGGAGTCTTGCACCAAAGAGACATGGGTAGACTGGGTAGTAGAATTGCTGAGTTAGCTGGTCTCCCGTCTGACTGTCTCCTTTATGCTGAGCTCTCAAGCCCACCGAATTGGCTGGTGGAGGaggctcctgggggtgggggtgggggtggtggggtggtaaTTGACCCAAGGGGTTTTATTCACCAGAGGTGGCTGATTCTGACTTTCCTCCCCTTTCTGACAAGAGTCCGGAGGTCACGGGGCTCAAGTGCTGCTGCCAGCTGTGCTGTGGATCCCTCTTTCTGGAATCACCATCGGAATACCTGGAAATCGTCCGAGAGAACCACGGGCTGCTTCCGCCCCTCTACAAACCTATGAAAACTTACAACGTGTGAACTCCCCACACCCATACCTCTCAGTGTTCGCTGATCACCCATTGGGAGCTTCGGGGCAGGGTGGCATATGCTACTGAGCAGGAGGGGTTCACCCAGGTGTGGCCATTTGCCCAGACTGGTCATGGCTCTGTACAGTCCAGTTGTAGTGATCTGTCCTTTgtgtcaaccccccccccccccccccccccgccccggctgTCATCCACTCATCTGTACACTCTAGTCACTGCTGTGAGcttttcccccccccccccccccccaatccagaGCAGGATTCTGATGTCTGGTGTGCTCTATTAAGACTCTTCCACGTGGATCTGGATGCCCCTCACCCATTGCTTACATGTTAGTACGTCTGTGACTCACTGGGGACTCCTGAGGCCTTCAGCAATGCAGCTCTGCTCGAACCAGAGAGAGCTGGGAAGGGAGGTCTCAGATGGTTAAGGATGCATAGTGAAAGGTCACCCACACTCAGATGGGCACACGCACAGCAAGGAGGGATGCACGTGGGTGTGA
Proteins encoded:
- the Tmem130 gene encoding transmembrane protein 130, with amino-acid sequence MAKATDVWSDLGFVFLLACLLPLGPAKAAAGLYNLSLVTDGPATVGTEVTILANLTVKDNGSLSLPADAHLYRFHWVHTPLILTAKTEKNLTSTIHVVGRVAGDFSVSVWVTAVDCWMCKPLARSALVLPIKESLVGKLVITQNTSVSWPNAYLTNKSLRFSFFLHDPSDFFKLASFFYRWDFGDGTLLITDTPVAYYNYSSVGTFTVKVRVVAEWEQTEPDAAKGTVQRSGDFSASIKLREALQGIQVLGPTLLQTFQKFTMTMNFLGSPPLEVCWGLKPQCLPLEDRECHSVLVTTTSFNLSHVFQDPGDYCFIFRAENVINKAHQFHRIQVWPSSLQPIVFAFPCATLITVLLVFIMYMTVRSAAQQKDPTESPEVTGLKCCCQLCCGSLFLESPSEYLEIVRENHGLLPPLYKPMKTYNV